In one window of Chloroflexota bacterium DNA:
- a CDS encoding DnaJ domain-containing protein, which yields MDAYRVLQVAPDCEDEVLDSAYRALALKYHPDRDTTQQAVRRMAELNQAYALVRDPATRARHDAARRRASVTTIQPASAGAAPPPRSTTAGSRLTFGRYAGWTLRDLAREDPDNLRWLSRHTSGIRYRTEIYAILGKMAIGAA from the coding sequence GTGGACGCGTATCGGGTATTGCAGGTCGCGCCCGATTGCGAGGACGAGGTCCTGGACAGCGCGTATCGAGCCCTGGCGTTGAAGTACCACCCCGATCGGGATACCACCCAGCAGGCGGTCCGGCGAATGGCCGAGTTGAACCAGGCGTACGCCCTGGTGCGTGATCCGGCCACGCGCGCCCGGCACGACGCCGCTCGTCGGCGCGCATCCGTCACCACGATCCAACCGGCTTCGGCCGGCGCCGCGCCGCCGCCGCGTTCCACGACTGCCGGCTCCCGGCTCACGTTCGGACGCTACGCGGGCTGGACCCTGCGCGACCTGGCGCGCGAGGATCCGGATAACCTGCGCTGGCTCTCTCGCCACACGTCCGGAATCCGCTACCGGACCGAGATCTACGCGATCCTGGGCAAGATGGCGATCGGCGCCGCCTGA
- a CDS encoding HAD family hydrolase translates to MANSVPNRLPLRAVFLDVGETLMHPDPTWEHVYARAFADFGVSVDMTELQASLRRAYQGGGYGFDGSLVPSADASHRRLVEMDQVAFTEIGLEPLPEAFFRHLASLFMDPATWHVFPDVRVVLPQLKARGLVLGAVSNWAWQLPELLDALDLGRHLDFVGASARIGYDKPHPGIFRWALDRAKVAPESVIHVGDHLDADVAGARGVGIEPVLLDRRGRHQPPPDDVPVLTTLDELLPLVDARLTAVTGAPG, encoded by the coding sequence ATGGCGAACTCCGTTCCGAACCGCCTGCCCCTGCGCGCGGTCTTTCTCGACGTCGGCGAGACGCTCATGCATCCCGACCCGACCTGGGAGCACGTGTACGCGCGGGCCTTCGCCGATTTCGGCGTCTCGGTCGACATGACCGAGCTCCAGGCGTCACTGCGGCGCGCGTACCAGGGTGGCGGCTACGGCTTCGATGGCAGCCTGGTGCCCAGTGCCGATGCCAGCCACCGCCGACTGGTGGAGATGGATCAGGTCGCCTTCACCGAGATCGGCCTCGAGCCTCTCCCGGAGGCGTTCTTCCGCCACCTGGCGAGCCTGTTCATGGACCCCGCCACCTGGCACGTCTTCCCGGACGTGCGGGTCGTGCTGCCGCAGCTGAAGGCTCGCGGATTGGTCCTGGGCGCCGTGTCCAACTGGGCCTGGCAGCTCCCCGAGCTGCTCGACGCGCTCGACCTGGGCCGGCATCTCGACTTCGTGGGCGCCAGCGCCCGGATCGGCTACGACAAGCCCCACCCCGGCATCTTCCGGTGGGCGCTGGACCGAGCCAAGGTAGCCCCCGAATCGGTGATCCACGTGGGAGACCATCTCGACGCCGATGTGGCCGGTGCGCGCGGGGTGGGGATCGAGCCGGTACTCCTGGACCGACGGGGTCGCCACCAGCCTCCGCCCGACGACGTGCCGGTTCTCACCACGCTCGACGAGCTGCTGCCGTTGGTGGACGCCCGCCTGACAGCGGTCACCGGCGCACCGGGCTGA
- the thpR gene encoding RNA 2',3'-cyclic phosphodiesterase → MARWQAQENAPDLRWTDPDGWHVTLAFLGATDPSDVPDLVSALRGAAHGEAEFQLETGGVGAFPQAGAAQAIWYGVSDPHHQLTELAARVQAAVRPSSEPTRFRPHLTLARSRVRRGEPLGSWLATLDPPSGTLTVDGLTLFRSHLGRGPARYEVLARLPLSGAGSERG, encoded by the coding sequence GTGGCGCGCTGGCAGGCCCAAGAGAACGCCCCTGACCTGCGCTGGACCGATCCGGACGGCTGGCACGTGACCCTGGCCTTCTTGGGCGCTACCGACCCCTCCGACGTCCCGGACCTGGTTTCCGCGCTGCGCGGCGCCGCGCATGGGGAAGCCGAATTCCAGCTGGAAACAGGCGGGGTGGGCGCCTTTCCGCAGGCCGGCGCCGCCCAGGCCATCTGGTACGGCGTGTCCGATCCGCACCATCAGCTCACCGAACTGGCCGCCAGGGTCCAGGCAGCCGTTCGGCCATCCTCGGAGCCGACGCGCTTTCGCCCTCATCTGACCCTGGCCCGCAGCCGCGTCCGCCGCGGCGAGCCGTTGGGTTCATGGCTGGCCACCCTGGACCCACCGTCCGGGACGCTGACGGTGGACGGCCTGACCCTGTTCCGGAGCCACCTCGGGCGCGGGCCGGCACGATACGAGGTGCTTGCCAGGCTGCCGCTGAGCGGCGCAGGATCGGAGCGTGGCTGA
- a CDS encoding TIGR00725 family protein, with the protein MAEPDVREPRPLMVAVIGDADPRGPDAHRTLEWAEEVGQLLARAGATVITGGLGGVMRAASRGARAAGGSTIGILPGADAAEANEFVQLAIPTGLGVVRNLVVVTAADAVVAVGGRHGTLSEIGLALRMGREVVGLGTWRIEADQRVGGPRLHRARDPREAAQLALRLARAGPIVPD; encoded by the coding sequence GTGGCTGAGCCTGACGTTCGCGAGCCGCGGCCTTTGATGGTCGCCGTCATCGGCGACGCGGACCCGCGTGGTCCCGATGCCCATCGCACCCTGGAATGGGCCGAGGAGGTCGGGCAGCTGCTGGCTCGCGCCGGTGCGACCGTGATCACTGGTGGGCTGGGCGGGGTGATGCGGGCCGCGTCTCGGGGCGCTCGGGCAGCCGGCGGGTCGACGATCGGGATTCTGCCTGGGGCCGACGCCGCCGAGGCCAACGAGTTCGTTCAGCTGGCGATCCCGACCGGGCTCGGTGTCGTTCGCAACCTGGTGGTCGTGACCGCCGCGGACGCGGTGGTCGCCGTCGGCGGACGGCATGGCACCCTGTCGGAGATCGGCCTGGCCCTCCGCATGGGACGGGAGGTCGTTGGCCTCGGCACGTGGCGCATCGAGGCCGATCAGCGCGTGGGTGGCCCCCGCCTGCACCGTGCACGCGACCCCCGCGAGGCCGCCCAGCTCGCCCTGCGGCTGGCTCGCGCGGGTCCTATCGTTCCCGATTGA
- a CDS encoding pilus assembly protein TadG-related protein, giving the protein MRRVEPRGQILVITAAALVVLLGIAALVVDLGFGVLLRRQEQNAVDPGAVAAARFIDDITGQTINWPMAEAAACHYARQNGFFAAATSDDMIPGGTGCVPANDPHGGLLEVLFPPDARAPDFQGVSGMVQVVLTRERDTFFGRLLGFGTLSVMTDAVAARQRGNTNTHSLVALNPTDCETARLHGSARIQIEPVSGYTGPGGYVQINSECNQGRVADDACNNGEGALRLDGSTVRLISPKINVHGSCRGDGSQITGVLDEGASPIADPLGSLVFPPWDTSAPGATCGTGPGAQPLQATGQFSTGCSASGPGRHWVPSDPALCPGLPANYDCVHLDPGVYYGGWDIGNKLRVVLNPGIYVIAGGGIKIGATGSVDSFFASATEPAPVLIYNTDNPTANCPGGTATNCQQNLDLTAGAELALAGLRADEACPPVTYDPDLFNPNDDGCPFGGMLIWYDGDGSQGYSGIIDIEGGVELHISGTIYAPTAEVRLLGNANTNCDSSALQVAAVQIISWTWEIGGEGQLCMPYDPTKLYHLSLQGLVH; this is encoded by the coding sequence ATGCGCCGCGTAGAGCCGAGGGGACAGATCCTGGTGATCACCGCGGCGGCGCTCGTTGTCCTGCTGGGGATCGCCGCGCTGGTCGTCGACCTCGGGTTTGGGGTTCTCCTGCGTCGGCAGGAGCAGAACGCAGTCGACCCCGGTGCGGTGGCGGCCGCCCGGTTTATCGACGACATTACCGGCCAGACCATCAACTGGCCAATGGCCGAGGCCGCCGCGTGCCACTACGCCCGCCAGAACGGCTTCTTCGCAGCAGCGACGAGCGACGACATGATCCCTGGTGGCACGGGCTGCGTCCCGGCCAACGATCCACACGGCGGGTTGCTGGAGGTCCTCTTCCCTCCGGATGCTCGGGCTCCCGACTTTCAGGGGGTTTCTGGCATGGTGCAGGTCGTCCTCACCCGAGAGCGCGATACCTTCTTCGGCCGCCTTCTGGGCTTTGGCACCTTATCGGTCATGACGGATGCGGTTGCCGCTCGGCAACGCGGGAACACAAACACCCATTCGCTCGTCGCCTTGAACCCGACCGACTGCGAGACCGCCAGGCTGCATGGCAGCGCCAGGATCCAGATCGAGCCGGTCTCCGGCTACACCGGGCCGGGAGGGTACGTCCAGATCAACTCGGAGTGCAATCAGGGCAGAGTTGCCGACGACGCCTGCAACAACGGGGAAGGAGCGTTGCGGCTTGACGGCTCGACGGTGAGGCTGATTTCGCCGAAGATCAACGTGCATGGCAGCTGTCGCGGGGACGGCAGCCAGATCACCGGCGTCCTCGACGAGGGCGCTTCACCGATCGCGGACCCGCTGGGAAGCCTGGTGTTCCCGCCCTGGGATACGAGCGCGCCGGGAGCAACGTGTGGAACGGGTCCAGGCGCCCAGCCGCTCCAGGCCACGGGCCAGTTCTCGACGGGTTGCAGCGCCAGCGGGCCCGGCCGGCACTGGGTACCGTCTGACCCGGCGCTATGCCCCGGCCTCCCCGCCAATTACGACTGCGTCCACCTCGATCCGGGCGTCTACTACGGCGGGTGGGACATCGGCAACAAACTCCGTGTGGTCTTGAATCCGGGCATCTACGTGATCGCCGGAGGGGGCATCAAGATCGGCGCAACGGGCTCGGTCGACTCGTTCTTCGCCAGCGCGACCGAGCCGGCGCCGGTCCTGATCTACAACACCGACAACCCCACCGCCAACTGCCCCGGCGGCACCGCCACCAACTGCCAGCAGAACCTGGACCTGACCGCCGGGGCCGAGCTCGCCCTCGCCGGACTGCGGGCGGATGAAGCGTGCCCACCGGTCACGTACGATCCTGATCTTTTCAACCCCAACGACGACGGTTGCCCGTTTGGAGGCATGCTGATCTGGTACGACGGGGACGGAAGCCAGGGGTACAGCGGAATCATCGATATCGAGGGCGGCGTGGAGCTCCACATCTCAGGCACGATCTACGCCCCGACGGCCGAGGTCCGGCTCCTGGGTAACGCCAATACCAACTGCGATTCGAGCGCGCTCCAGGTGGCTGCCGTGCAGATCATCTCGTGGACGTGGGAGATCGGCGGCGAGGGCCAGCTGTGCATGCCGTACGACCCGACCAAGCTGTACCACCTCAGCCTGCAGGGCCTGGTCCACTAG
- a CDS encoding TadE family protein — MELALAAPLFFMVLIGIIVLGIGVFYQQELTNVAREAARYAAIHSATAQCPTVSNLPPDPLPGGFNYRCDPPERRWPIMTAFARERAFGLPPAGIQFSACWSGYWVTDAYGTFTDYDAPPADLNPPYAPNPFRYCTIPSDSGGTITDIDPRTDPEQIQCTAPMPLTSATNDMASSMAAFNSVIANEVTVFACFNWTPPGAGFLLIPETVTLRAVITETMQYQQ, encoded by the coding sequence GTGGAGTTGGCACTCGCCGCACCACTGTTCTTCATGGTCCTGATCGGCATCATCGTGCTGGGGATCGGGGTCTTCTACCAGCAGGAGCTCACGAACGTGGCTCGCGAGGCGGCCCGATACGCGGCCATCCACAGTGCCACCGCACAGTGCCCGACCGTGTCCAACCTGCCTCCGGACCCGCTGCCAGGAGGCTTCAATTACCGCTGCGACCCGCCCGAAAGACGCTGGCCAATAATGACCGCATTCGCCCGCGAGCGCGCCTTCGGCCTGCCACCCGCGGGCATCCAGTTCTCAGCCTGCTGGTCTGGCTACTGGGTGACCGATGCCTACGGAACCTTCACCGACTACGACGCCCCACCAGCCGATCTCAACCCCCCTTACGCGCCCAACCCCTTCCGCTACTGCACCATTCCATCTGACAGTGGAGGCACGATCACGGACATCGACCCCCGGACTGATCCGGAGCAGATCCAGTGCACGGCTCCGATGCCGCTGACGTCCGCGACCAACGATATGGCGAGCAGCATGGCCGCATTCAACTCGGTGATCGCCAACGAAGTTACAGTGTTTGCCTGTTTCAACTGGACGCCGCCGGGCGCCGGATTCCTGCTCATCCCGGAAACCGTCACCCTGCGGGCGGTCATTACCGAAACCATGCAGTACCAGCAATGA
- a CDS encoding TadE/TadG family type IV pilus assembly protein: MIVRAARGRTEHPGGQTLAEFALVLPILLVLLLAVADFGRVFAASISTEASARNAAEIGAIQRLRNKPPDPVLYPAEFNSYYTALHEQIAKVACSELSVLPNTTFNSADRTCPSMPLVQVCVHDDFDDAGPYGDPLCSAPIAGFASTIPAQCTHMAPTMLNTSGGFAASHSVEVRVCYQFTTLFNLHFTLPGNVGLDLGEVWIQRERVFALDCPPGDVSLC; encoded by the coding sequence ATGATCGTCCGAGCAGCACGAGGCAGAACTGAACACCCAGGGGGGCAAACACTCGCGGAGTTCGCGCTGGTGCTGCCCATCCTGCTGGTGCTGCTGCTTGCTGTCGCCGACTTCGGACGCGTCTTTGCGGCCAGCATCTCCACGGAAGCGTCGGCCCGCAATGCGGCCGAGATCGGCGCCATCCAGCGACTCCGCAACAAGCCACCTGATCCCGTGCTTTATCCGGCTGAATTCAATTCCTACTACACCGCCCTCCACGAGCAGATCGCCAAGGTCGCGTGCTCGGAGTTGAGCGTGCTGCCGAATACCACCTTCAATTCAGCCGATCGGACCTGCCCGAGCATGCCACTCGTGCAGGTTTGCGTCCACGACGATTTCGACGACGCCGGTCCGTATGGTGATCCCCTATGCAGTGCGCCCATAGCGGGATTCGCTTCCACCATCCCGGCGCAGTGCACGCACATGGCCCCGACAATGCTGAACACGTCGGGAGGTTTCGCCGCCAGCCATTCGGTCGAGGTCCGGGTCTGCTACCAGTTCACTACCCTGTTCAACCTGCACTTCACGCTGCCCGGCAATGTGGGCCTGGACCTGGGCGAGGTGTGGATCCAGCGCGAGCGCGTTTTCGCGCTCGACTGTCCACCGGGAGATGTCTCCCTGTGCTGA
- a CDS encoding NUDIX hydrolase yields the protein MEQVLVLPRDSVPGGCDFLGVSPIGDEELDDLRRALTTDGRWLDRVVAEQDSSHKQLIPYVVVRDADRVFLMERTDAGADPRLHRRATIGVGGHLNPVDDGPDPLGSGLRREWGEELRADWEPEFVPIGLLNDDRNHVGSVHLGVVFEVQAGGRRIDVRERDKLSGRMASLGEVRGAWDRLETWSQLVAEALWGRRPG from the coding sequence ATGGAACAAGTGCTCGTCCTCCCCCGCGATTCGGTTCCTGGAGGCTGCGACTTCCTTGGCGTGAGCCCGATCGGGGACGAAGAGCTGGACGACCTGCGCCGGGCGCTGACGACTGACGGCCGCTGGCTCGACCGCGTGGTTGCCGAGCAGGACTCGTCCCACAAGCAGCTGATCCCGTACGTGGTGGTGCGGGATGCCGACAGAGTCTTCCTGATGGAGCGCACCGATGCCGGCGCCGATCCCCGCCTCCATCGACGGGCGACGATCGGGGTGGGCGGGCACCTCAACCCGGTCGACGACGGCCCTGACCCGCTGGGGTCGGGGCTCCGGCGTGAGTGGGGAGAGGAGCTCCGGGCGGACTGGGAGCCCGAGTTCGTGCCCATCGGCCTGCTCAACGACGACCGCAACCATGTGGGCTCGGTCCACCTGGGGGTCGTCTTCGAGGTGCAGGCAGGGGGACGCCGGATCGACGTCCGCGAGCGGGACAAGCTGTCAGGCCGCATGGCATCCCTCGGCGAGGTGCGAGGAGCATGGGACCGTCTGGAGACCTGGTCCCAGCTGGTCGCCGAAGCATTGTGGGGTCGCCGGCCCGGCTGA
- a CDS encoding NfeD family protein translates to MALRRAGLVALLLLGIAGAVSAGDAPVAEVELTGVIDQVNASYIEEAVEAAAAAGAVAILIRVDSPGGELTSTDRIVKAILNSPIPVVTWVSPSGGQAASAATFITLAGDVAAMAPLTTIGAASVVGSGGEDLPETLAAKITNDLVAEIRDLAASHGRNADWAESAVREAASIGADDAVALEPPVVDAVVTTTEELFAAIDTGERDDGYAYQFDGAPLPALSGRELLPISMNVGQELLHVLSDPNIAFLLFTIGFYGILAELFHPNFFSGIVGAIAIVLAFIGSNSLPLNLGGLVLVLIGLGLFALELVITSHGLLAAGGAIAFVFGAFALYTGVDGTDAIQIELNPIFIVLPLVVAAGFIILVARGMVEIRRRPAPTQPMLALVGVAGTAQTPIAPTGIASAAGETWTARSRLGSIRPGEALRVVGVNGLELIVEPASPTADRPTEED, encoded by the coding sequence GTGGCGCTGCGACGAGCCGGCCTGGTTGCCCTGCTCCTGCTGGGCATTGCCGGGGCGGTTTCAGCCGGGGATGCACCGGTCGCCGAGGTGGAGCTCACCGGGGTCATCGACCAGGTCAACGCCTCGTACATCGAGGAGGCGGTCGAAGCGGCCGCCGCGGCCGGGGCCGTGGCCATCCTGATCAGGGTCGACTCCCCGGGGGGCGAGCTGACGAGCACCGACCGGATCGTCAAGGCCATCCTGAACAGCCCCATCCCCGTCGTCACATGGGTCAGCCCGTCCGGCGGCCAGGCGGCCTCCGCGGCGACGTTCATCACCCTCGCCGGCGACGTGGCGGCCATGGCGCCGCTGACCACCATCGGCGCCGCCTCGGTGGTCGGATCAGGAGGCGAGGACCTGCCCGAGACGCTGGCCGCCAAGATCACCAACGACCTGGTGGCCGAGATCCGGGACCTGGCCGCGTCCCATGGTCGTAATGCGGACTGGGCGGAGTCCGCGGTCCGCGAGGCGGCCAGCATCGGCGCCGACGATGCGGTTGCCCTCGAGCCCCCGGTGGTCGACGCCGTCGTTACGACGACGGAGGAGCTGTTCGCGGCCATCGACACCGGGGAGCGCGACGACGGCTACGCCTACCAGTTCGACGGCGCCCCGCTGCCGGCCCTGTCCGGCCGCGAGCTGTTGCCGATCAGCATGAACGTGGGCCAGGAGCTTCTCCACGTGCTGAGCGATCCGAACATCGCGTTCCTGCTCTTCACGATCGGCTTCTACGGGATCCTGGCCGAGCTGTTCCACCCGAACTTCTTCTCCGGCATCGTGGGTGCCATCGCCATCGTGCTGGCCTTCATCGGCTCCAACAGCCTGCCTCTCAACCTGGGCGGCTTGGTGCTGGTCCTCATCGGGCTTGGCCTGTTCGCGCTGGAGCTCGTGATCACCTCGCACGGTCTGCTGGCTGCGGGCGGGGCGATTGCGTTCGTGTTCGGCGCCTTCGCGCTGTACACCGGGGTGGATGGCACCGACGCCATCCAGATCGAGCTGAACCCGATCTTCATCGTGCTGCCGCTGGTGGTCGCCGCCGGATTCATCATCCTGGTCGCCCGCGGCATGGTCGAGATTCGCCGACGCCCCGCGCCGACTCAGCCCATGCTGGCGCTGGTCGGGGTGGCGGGCACGGCCCAGACCCCGATCGCCCCCACCGGCATTGCGTCGGCAGCCGGCGAAACCTGGACCGCACGCAGTCGGCTGGGATCCATCCGGCCGGGCGAGGCGTTGCGGGTGGTCGGGGTCAATGGATTGGAACTCATCGTCGAGCCCGCCTCCCCCACGGCGGACCGACCAACCGAGGAGGACTGA
- a CDS encoding SPFH domain-containing protein: MESIIPIIVVVVALAVVLWLLYSAIHIVREYERLVVFFLGRLQGAQGPGLVLLIPVIQQSVKVDLRERFLEIPQQSCITKDNAPISIDFLVYSKVFEPETTVTQVVDFTGASQALAATTLRAVIGDIPLDDVLAKREDINSILRTKLDEVTHRWGVKITSVEIREIVPPRDIQDAMNRQMSAERGRRAIITESEGTRQASINVAEGDKQSTILRAEGDKQSAILRAEGERQAQALRAEGYGTALTTIFGAASGVDEKTMQIQYLEVLKALATSESKTWVVPMEVTELTRRIGATLGGGSGGG; encoded by the coding sequence ATGGAATCCATCATCCCCATCATCGTCGTGGTCGTCGCGCTGGCCGTTGTGCTGTGGCTGCTCTACAGCGCCATCCACATCGTGCGCGAGTACGAGCGGTTGGTCGTGTTCTTCTTGGGCCGGCTGCAGGGGGCCCAGGGCCCGGGGCTGGTGCTGCTGATCCCGGTCATCCAGCAATCGGTCAAGGTCGATCTGCGTGAGCGTTTCCTGGAGATTCCGCAGCAGAGCTGCATCACCAAGGACAACGCGCCGATCAGCATCGATTTCTTGGTCTATTCAAAAGTCTTCGAGCCGGAGACCACCGTGACCCAGGTGGTGGACTTCACGGGCGCCTCACAGGCGCTGGCTGCGACGACCCTGCGGGCGGTGATCGGCGACATCCCCCTCGACGACGTGCTGGCCAAGCGCGAGGACATCAACAGCATCCTGCGCACCAAGCTCGATGAGGTGACCCACCGCTGGGGGGTGAAGATCACCAGCGTGGAGATCCGCGAGATCGTCCCCCCACGCGACATCCAGGACGCCATGAACCGCCAGATGAGCGCGGAGCGCGGCCGGCGCGCGATCATCACCGAGTCGGAGGGCACCCGCCAGGCCTCGATCAACGTGGCCGAGGGGGACAAGCAGAGCACGATCCTGCGGGCCGAGGGTGACAAGCAGAGCGCGATCCTGCGAGCGGAGGGGGAGCGGCAGGCCCAGGCCCTGCGGGCCGAGGGCTACGGCACGGCTCTGACCACGATCTTCGGCGCGGCCAGCGGGGTTGACGAGAAGACGATGCAGATCCAGTACCTCGAGGTGCTCAAGGCCCTGGCCACATCGGAGAGCAAGACCTGGGTCGTGCCCATGGAGGTGACCGAGCTGACCCGGCGGATCGGTGCCACCCTCGGCGGCGGGTCGGGGGGCGGCTGA
- a CDS encoding alpha/beta fold hydrolase, producing the protein MRPRSLLAWLGGLGSALAAGYLGYLGFVGSRRVVTPTLHALDETEGLPGSPAELGLPHEAVRFTTDDGVTLDGWLIPAARETRAAVILLHGFSWHRVPWLSFFVPWLRARYNVLQFDFRGHGASDRAAITLGTTERRDVAAAVRLLEGRGFGPIALYGVSMGGATAIIAAPELPVAAVIADAAYADIRHPIANRMREQRLPLPGLGSRLIIIGAALRARTRLISPIDRVAAIAPRGLLLIAPRQDRLVNWRQSVRLYESAGEPKELFVVDGAEHGEARAVGGEAYERRVLTFLERYLEPQTSRAQAKERTGSRL; encoded by the coding sequence ATGCGGCCGCGAAGCCTGCTGGCCTGGCTGGGCGGGCTCGGCTCGGCGCTGGCTGCCGGCTACCTCGGGTACCTGGGGTTCGTCGGTTCGCGCCGGGTCGTGACCCCGACCCTGCATGCCCTGGACGAGACCGAAGGTCTGCCCGGGTCGCCGGCGGAGCTAGGCCTCCCGCATGAGGCCGTTCGCTTCACGACCGACGACGGGGTGACGCTCGACGGCTGGCTCATACCTGCCGCCCGCGAAACCCGGGCCGCGGTGATTCTCCTCCACGGCTTCTCGTGGCATCGCGTCCCGTGGCTGTCGTTCTTCGTTCCCTGGTTGCGGGCCCGATACAACGTCCTGCAGTTCGACTTCCGCGGGCACGGGGCGTCGGATCGAGCGGCGATCACGTTGGGGACCACCGAGCGACGGGATGTCGCCGCAGCGGTCCGGCTGCTCGAGGGACGCGGATTCGGTCCGATCGCCCTATACGGCGTCAGCATGGGCGGCGCGACGGCCATCATTGCCGCCCCCGAGCTGCCGGTGGCGGCCGTCATCGCCGACGCGGCCTATGCCGATATCCGGCACCCGATCGCCAACCGCATGCGCGAGCAACGGTTGCCACTGCCCGGCCTCGGCTCACGGCTGATCATCATCGGGGCCGCCCTGCGTGCCCGGACGCGACTCATCTCGCCCATCGACCGCGTGGCTGCGATCGCACCACGCGGACTGCTGCTCATTGCCCCCCGTCAGGATCGGCTCGTCAACTGGCGGCAATCGGTGCGCCTGTATGAGTCCGCCGGGGAACCGAAGGAGCTGTTCGTGGTGGACGGGGCCGAGCACGGTGAAGCGCGGGCGGTGGGTGGCGAGGCCTACGAGCGGCGGGTGCTGACGTTCCTCGAGCGGTATCTGGAGCCGCAAACGTCTCGCGCCCAGGCCAAGGAGCGAACGGGCAGCCGACTATAA
- a CDS encoding response regulator yields the protein MAVKVLVVDDDLNIQRVLSFTLKQEGFEVLLAGDGESGVATAAQQSPDLILMDAALPGIDGYQAIIQIRAAETAGRRVPILLLTAEADIGQRVKGLRAGADDDIVKPFHPAELMARIRALLARSGLSGTRPDSAQATLRRVIVFYGAKGGVGCTTLAINTAIALAAEHKRRVALVDANLQFGDHRVFLDLKLDTASIVNAISEPELDADLLRRLVVSHASGVDLLLAPTAPEQADVVMESHRNSPESLSHLVELMRGMYDYTVIDANRSLDDVTIHLFDEADVVYVILTADLSCLKNVQLVLKTMTELGYARDKVQLVLNRSNAFTGINIANAESVLGSPISHKIINEYRGAIGALNSGAPFMVSRPGSPLARAVSDFATAVDKELSVVEAEA from the coding sequence ATGGCCGTCAAGGTCCTGGTCGTCGACGACGACCTCAACATCCAGCGCGTCCTGAGCTTCACCCTCAAGCAGGAGGGCTTCGAGGTCCTGCTCGCCGGAGACGGCGAGAGCGGCGTCGCGACCGCCGCCCAGCAGTCGCCGGATCTGATCCTCATGGACGCGGCGCTGCCAGGCATCGACGGCTACCAGGCCATCATCCAGATCCGCGCCGCCGAGACTGCCGGCCGCCGCGTCCCGATCCTGCTGCTCACCGCGGAGGCCGACATCGGGCAGCGGGTCAAGGGCCTGCGCGCGGGTGCCGACGACGACATCGTCAAGCCGTTCCATCCGGCCGAGCTGATGGCCCGCATCCGGGCCCTGCTGGCCCGCAGCGGGCTGAGCGGCACGCGCCCGGATTCGGCCCAGGCCACCCTGCGACGGGTGATCGTGTTCTACGGCGCCAAGGGAGGCGTCGGCTGCACGACGTTGGCCATCAACACGGCCATCGCCCTGGCCGCCGAGCACAAGCGTCGCGTCGCGCTCGTGGATGCCAACCTCCAGTTCGGGGACCATCGGGTCTTCCTGGACCTGAAGCTCGACACCGCCTCGATCGTGAACGCCATCTCTGAGCCGGAGCTGGACGCCGACCTCCTGCGCCGCCTGGTGGTCTCTCATGCGTCTGGCGTGGACCTGCTGTTGGCGCCCACCGCCCCGGAGCAGGCCGACGTGGTGATGGAGAGTCATCGCAACTCGCCCGAGTCCCTGTCGCATCTGGTGGAGCTGATGCGGGGCATGTACGACTACACGGTCATCGACGCCAACCGCAGCCTGGACGACGTGACGATCCATCTGTTCGATGAGGCCGACGTCGTCTACGTGATCCTCACCGCCGACCTGTCGTGTTTGAAGAACGTCCAGCTGGTGCTCAAGACGATGACCGAGCTGGGGTATGCGCGGGACAAGGTCCAGCTCGTGCTGAACCGATCCAACGCATTCACTGGCATCAACATCGCGAACGCGGAAAGCGTGCTGGGCAGCCCCATCTCGCACAAGATCATCAACGAATACCGGGGCGCGATCGGGGCCTTGAACTCCGGGGCGCCGTTCATGGTCAGCCGGCCGGGCAGCCCGCTGGCCAGGGCGGTGAGCGACTTCGCGACGGCAGTCGACAAGGAGCTCTCGGTGGTCGAAGCCGAAGCCTGA